The Alicyclobacillus macrosporangiidus CPP55 genome segment TTCCATGGGAAGTGCGCACCGAGGTCGTTGTTATCCGACTTATTGCATGATACATGCTGTTGCCAGTCGAGAATTTTCATGTGGCCGTCAATACCCGGGCTTATATCATATCCCGGTGGGTAATTGGTAAATGCGGGGCCGGACGGAGATGAGGCACTGTTGATTGCCGGAGCCGTAGTGCCCATGTCCATGTTCTTGGACATATTGCTGATAGCTTGCTGTTCGGTGTTGGCCACAGTAAGTACGACCTTATTCTGACCCGGCTTAATTGTTACGGTCTGATGATAAACATCGCTTCCCCGCCACGTGATCTTCGCGTCATAAGTGCCGGGGGTTACATTGATACTGAATGTCCCGTCGACGCCAATAGTGGCTGTCTGATTTCCGATTGTAACTTGTGCACCGTAGAGTGGCCTTACTGCGCTCAGTGTATCTTTGTGTAGATTCCGTTCAACCTTTTTCAAGACATCTGCAGAAGGGTTAGCCTTTTTCGCCAACTCAATGCACAAATTGGCAAATGCATTGAAATCCGCCTCATTGTCAAAGTCTATCTCTTGTTGAGCGGAGCCACTCACAGTAGCCGGCTGGTTGGCCGCGGCAAAGGCCGTCGCCGTGCAGTAGACCGGAAGGCCAACACCGGTGAACAATGCAGTCGCTACAAAGGCGAGAGCAGTACGCTTAGCCACTGGATATCACCCTTTCTAAAGTTTCAAATTTTTTATTGCTATTGGGGCAACAACGACTAGAAATTTCACCACCTCCTGTGCATATAATACAGAGAACATGATATATGTGATCTTACAATATAGTAATTTTGTACCTTTCAGATTAGTAAGCTACTCTAAGTATGTGGGATTTCGAGAATAGAGGGTGAGGTAGGATGAAGAGAACTGTAATTTCATTAACTTTTTTGGTATGTTTGCTTGTCAGCGGTTGTATGGGATCAGGCCCAAGCCACGATGAGATTCAAATCGGCACTTCCGAAAACCAGGAGATCGGTTATATCCGTAACCCCGGATCAAGATTCCCGGCCAATCAACCTCTGATAGTACAGGTCGTTACACCAATGGCCAAGACAGTTCATAATCTTGAACTGATCATCCGGCAAGATGATACGCGCAAAATAATGATGGACGAGAAGTGGCAAGAATCCTATGGAGGTGGAGGACGAACTTTCTACCAGGTTGGTCTTGGATGGCCAAAGGGTCAATACACGTTGGAGTTCTATCGGGACAACAAACTGCAAACAAGCGCGAAACTCACATTGTACTAGGCTATTACTAATGAAAGAGGAGATAATCTTAACTTACTCAAGTTTTGCATCTCCTGTCGCGGCCGTGAGCCGTGTTTTTACAGGGATTTCAGGCAACACAAAAGAAAAACATCCTCGGTTCTCTGGTAGGCTAAGGTTAGCCAATCAACTAGTCCGCTGGAAAGCGAGGATGCTTCCTACATGGTAGGTGATACCAAGATCAAGTCCGTTCTACAGTAGTAGGGTTTTGTCATGACTTCCGTATTGGAAAACTGCTCCACCCATCCGTTCACTTGAGCTGTTCCAATTTTTGATCACTCTCGTGTATCATCGCGGAGTCTCAAATGGCGATTGCAACATCTGACGTCTGGCGCAATGGGCATGGACACGGTTTACTGAAGTCACTCGGCGTCGATTCCCCTACTGCTCAGTGCAGAGTGGTGCGCCGCTTCTCCAGTTTGACGTCAGGTGGATGTGTTCATCATGATCACTCCCTATTCAGCCGTAGCTGCAGTAAAAAAGTAGAGCTGCTGGTCAGGGTTGATGACCACGTCTCAAACAAGTTAGTTCGACGTTTTCCGCGTGTCGTCCACATGTGCGATTTGAAACAAGGGTGGAGAAGGTCTAATGGACTCCTAGAATCGACATTACTTCTGTGAGCGTGGAACGGTTTTTGTCGAGCGCGGAGCTGATAGCCTCAGGATTATGTGACTGAATGGCATCTTGTAGGGAATCATAGGTACTGTGAGCTTCCTCGGCGAATTGGGAACCCTTGCTTGCTGTTAATTTGGGCAGAATATAAGCATGGAATTGATCATGCAATTGATTGGCAACTTTTATAGCGCCTGAGTAATCTCCATGTGAAACGTCTGCCTGCACTGTTTCCAACCCAAAAAATTGCTCATCAAAGATCCGTTTTAATTCGGAAGAGTCCCCACTAGTGGTTCCTGAATTATTCGCACCTGACATGCCGGGCATATCTGACATATCTGCAATGGCCTCATTCGTCGTGGAATTAGCTGATACATGAGTTGCCGAACCAGTGGCGCAACCTACTGCTGCCACTGCGCAGATCATCAAGACCGAAATCAATGCCTCTCGTTTCATCTAACATGCCTCCTTTTGAACTTCCTCCACATAGTGTCAATCCATATCCAAATTCCTGTAATGCTGAGAGTTAACATGCATATTGCTGCCAAATCCGTAAGCCAAACTATCTTGGTGTTCCCCAGGGAACCTGAATGAACTGAGAAGATCAACTCTTGCAATTTAAACTCCGTCGATGTAGAGTAGCCAATTAACGATTTATGGTTCAACAGCAGTCCCGTCACTGACATCAACATAATTAGTAAGGCTCCAATCAACCCCATTGTCATGTGAACTGTCCTCAATGCCCAGCGAAAGGAAATTGCTTTTCCTCGTTTAACCAGTATTGCTGGTCCTAATCGCCTGAATGATCCTGTCGGTTCACTATGCATTATCACTCCCCCCTCAGGGATTGCTACAAGTAATCTACCACTTCTGTAGTACTCAGTAACTTTCACTTTTGTAAGAATAAAAAATAATGTAATTCGCACATATGTCATGGGAATATGTTATTATAAGTCCAAAACAATACAAACAAACCTTAATTATTTGGCAGCTAGATTATTTACGCAGGGCCATAGGGGCGCAGGTTGTGGGTCTGGGGGCGTCTCACATGGCTTCTTTTTGTTGCGAAATGAAGGGATAGGAGGATGTTCGGTATGAACAGGATTGTTCTAGGGAACAACTCATATCTGAATCTATCCAACGACACCCTTATTATCGGCCAATCCGAGATCCCCTTATCTCGCATACAAGTTCATATCGTTGAACACCTCGCTGCAAACCTTGGAAAGCCAGTATCAAGTGAGACCTTAATACGTGCCATTTGGGGACCAAGAGTAGATGCATTTTCATTTAAGAATAATTTGTACGTTGAAGTTCACCGACTGCGTGAGCGTATCAAACGCTATAGCCGACGTTCGGAGGTTCTCATAGCAGTCCGAGGTTACGGTTATATGATTCAGCCAATAAATGATGTGATAGATACACACTGCCAAGACATCTCTTAACTCTCGGCATTAACAATCGTTCTTGCGATCAACAGACCTTCAGTGAAGACTGCAATCTTGGGATTACGTGGAATACTTTTAGGGGAACCGATCAGCCGGCCGGGGTACTGTCGCCCGGGCCTGCTTTTTTAATTTAAGCCTTGTACATCATCGTCCGCACACGTTCATTACAGATACATCCATCCGGGTACAGGGCGTCACGGATTTTGCGCAGACTTCCGCTGTGGATGTTCCATCGTAAAGAACTTTTAACCGAAGACACCCGTGTATTTCGGGCTCCAAGACGAACGAGGACGTCGCGGCACTGAGGGACAAGTGGCCCTGTGAGTGTCAGGCGATATCGGCCTGGCGTCTCAATGCGGAAATGGCTGTGCGTCTCAATGTATCCGCGCACGAAGTCTACAGTGGCAAGGAAGGAATTATCCACAGTATAAAACCGTTCTAAACCGGTAACGAGATACGTGTCATACAGGCGCACATACAAGGTGGGCTTGTGCTTGTTTGACGGGTAGACTTGTATATACTGGGCGAAGGACTGAAGCACTCGGATCTGTTCCGTGTCTCGCGTTGCAAGGCGCACATGAAAACGTCGTCCATCATGCACCACCTTGGCACGGTAGGCAAGAACCCCGAGCAAGTAATCGGGCATTGGACATTCGTGTACAGAGACATATGTCTTGAGGAAGGCTTCCACGAAATTATTGAACGTACCATACTTATCGATCAATTGGTCAACAGATGGGTAAGACGTTCCGCGTGCCGCTGAATGGTAATCACGTTTACTCGGAAACCGCTGATTATTATATTGGTCACTTGTTCCATCAATATATATTCTGGATCAAATGGGTTCACGTCTCAGGCTCCTAAGTGGAAGGTATATCTCTAGTGTACAGACAAACCATTGTGTTGGACACGCCATCTTTATGCCATCACTTGAATTTCGCACAACTTGACTTGAGCGACAAAATACAACATGATGAACACAGTGAAACCGCAAAAGAGGGATTCATAATGAGCGAAAACTTTGTCGCACAACTCAATGCATTCTTTTCATACCTTCGAGATAAGGGAAAGAGCGAGAACACCGTGAGGAACTACACGAGGACGTTGATGGAGTTCGATCGTTGGTTGAACGAGAACGGCGGAGAGTTCGACCGTCTGACGAGACTCGACGTTCAACAGTTCATTAACCACTTACGGGAGAACGGAAATGTACCAACAACAGTAAAGAATAAGTTCGCATGTCTCTGCACCTATGCTCATTATATCAAGCGAAGCGACATCGTAGAGGACATCCGAGTCCCAGATGTTAGGCCAGTCCACAACATCGCTCCGAAGTCACTGGAGCGGAACGAGCGGAATCGTCTCCTCCGTGAAGTGGAACGAGACGGCAACCTCCGTGACATCGCCATGACGTACATGCTTCTGATGACTGGACTTCGAGTGTCCGAACTCGTTGCCCTCGATAGGGATGACGTGACCATGTCCGAACGTTCCGGTTCCGTCCTCGTTCGCAACGGCAAGGGAAACGTTAGCAGGAAGGTTCCAATGTTTGCCGAGGTTCGACTACACCTTCGACGGTATCTGGAGCAGAGAAAGGACAGCGAACCAGCGTTGTTCTTGTCGAATCGAGGACAGCGAATCTCCGTTCGAGCCGTACAGCACACACTCGCGAAGTATGGTGTCCATCCCCATGAACTACGCCATACCTTTGTCCGTGAACTCGTCTCAAAGGGAATCGATATCTCGACCGTCGCTGAACTCGCCGGGCATCGCGACATCAACGTCACGCGGCGCTATTCCATGCCGACAGAGAGTGAACTCGAACGAGCGATTGAACGAGCATTCTCCTAATTAAAGCTGGCGACCTTTTCCGCTGGCTAGTTTGTTGGCTGGATTGAACGCGGATTCCCGGCAATTGGGACAGGTCTCGATCCACGAAAGTACGCCGGCCACAGCCTGCGGGCGGGTCTTGCGACTTCTGCCGCGATGGCCGGAGCTGCGGAACGCGTAATTATGGCACAGACAGGACACAAGAGTGCGCTCATGGTCCGCAGATATATTCGAGATGGCAATCTCTTTAGGGATAACGCAGCTGCGTACGTGGGGTTGTGATGCTGTGGAATTACAAAACAAATGTACCCTGTGACAAAACAGTAGTATCCTGTTACAAAACAAATGTATTCTGGGTGCACCACCAGACGGAACTGTTATTTGCGGAGAGACAACTTTCGTGGGCTTCAACTTGAAAGAAGACGTGGCACGGGGTAACGCAAGGGGAATGCATAACCATGCATTTTCATTGTGTTACCCTTATGTCAGTAATGGGCAGGTTAGTCTGAGAATTGGATAGGATGCATTATCCATGTAGGTGGGGGAGGATTTGACATGGATTCTGACCGTTACAATCCTTATGAAGATCCATCGCTTATCCAGACACAATCGTCCGAGGAACCCATATTGTCTGACCGAGAACCGTTCAATGACGTGTCGAGGCATTTTGATATCATAAATGGTTATCAGCGTAATAAAATCCTCTCGCATTATCCCCGTAGGGCTCGTCCGTGGATTCGTGTAGGTGCGGTCGTCGTTTTATTGTTAATTGCACTAACATTCGTTCTTCGATTTGTGCACCTATAGTCAAATGTGTTTGTCAGCTAAAGGGGGCATAAATCGAAGAACGACGGGACGCTGAGTGTTGCATTTTTATACTCCTAATATTGGCATCCCTTCCGTCGCTATCGGGCAGGATAGCAGGATATGACTTATGACTGTAGTGCATTCAGAACAGCTGGATTCTGTCGCGGATGTAATGGACAAATTC includes the following:
- a CDS encoding winged helix-turn-helix domain-containing protein, which codes for MNRIVLGNNSYLNLSNDTLIIGQSEIPLSRIQVHIVEHLAANLGKPVSSETLIRAIWGPRVDAFSFKNNLYVEVHRLRERIKRYSRRSEVLIAVRGYGYMIQPINDVIDTHCQDIS
- a CDS encoding tyrosine-type recombinase/integrase is translated as MSENFVAQLNAFFSYLRDKGKSENTVRNYTRTLMEFDRWLNENGGEFDRLTRLDVQQFINHLRENGNVPTTVKNKFACLCTYAHYIKRSDIVEDIRVPDVRPVHNIAPKSLERNERNRLLREVERDGNLRDIAMTYMLLMTGLRVSELVALDRDDVTMSERSGSVLVRNGKGNVSRKVPMFAEVRLHLRRYLEQRKDSEPALFLSNRGQRISVRAVQHTLAKYGVHPHELRHTFVRELVSKGIDISTVAELAGHRDINVTRRYSMPTESELERAIERAFS